The following proteins are encoded in a genomic region of Parus major isolate Abel chromosome 18, Parus_major1.1, whole genome shotgun sequence:
- the APOH gene encoding beta-2-glycoprotein 1 isoform X3: MQPLALLGCLVALSHCALASKAKRCPPPPPLQNGKMDFEEFQYQSTVTFSCDPGYNLVGSRTSQCMADGKWTGTFPQCQPVTCAPPSLPEFGVLSYRRLNPGNVSHFLDTILFECVPPLALIGNETATCTANGTWSSIPVCKVVTCPTPIGIENGFIEFAVRRTYHYNESVSFGCQPGYVMEGSKHSRCENTGNWSTKPACRAPCKIPAKKAVVLYNGEKKRVQNDLKDGIMHGETVSFFCKNKEKSCAYTVDVECVDGNFTLPACFKERGFFSSLVKKDPSDMKACEDEA, translated from the exons CAAAGAGATGTCCCCCTCCTCCACCCCTGCAGAATGGGAAAATGGATTTTGAAGAGTTCCAGTACCAGAGTACTGTAACTTTTTCATGTGATCCAGG CTACAACCTCGTTGGCTCAAGAACGAGCCAGTGCATGGCAGACGGAAAGTGGACTGGAACTTTTCCACAGTGTCAAC CGGTGACTTGTGCACCTCCCTCGCTTCCGGAATTTGGGGTCCTCTCTTACCGCCGCCTAAATCCTGGAAACGTCTCTCATTtcctggacacaatcctgttTGAATGTGTCCCTCCTCTCGCCCTGATTGGGAATGAGACAGCCACCTGCACGGCCAatggcacctggagcagcatTCCAGTGTGCAAGG TTGTCACCTGCCCCACTCCAATAGGAATAGAAAATGGGTTCATAGAGTTTGCTGTGCGCAGGACGTACCACTACAATGAAAGTGTCAGCTttggctgccagcctggctATGTGATGGAGGGATCCAAGCATTCCCGCTGTGAGAACACTGGAAACTGGTCCACAAAGCCAGCCTGTAGAG CACCATGTAAAATCCCAGCTAAGAAAGCTGTAGTATTGTACAATGGTGAGAAGAAGAGAGTTCAGAATGACCTGAAGGATGGCATTATGCACGGAGAAACTGTATCCTTCTTCTGcaagaacaaggaaaaatcCTGTGCCTACACTGTAGATGTGGAGTGTGTGGATGGCAACTTCACCCTCCCTGCCTGTTTTAAAG AACGTGGCTTTTTTTCAAGTCTGGTGAAGAAAGACCCCTCAGACATGAAAGCATGTGAAGATGAAGCCTGA
- the APOH gene encoding beta-2-glycoprotein 1 isoform X2 has translation MQPLALLGCLVALSHCALASKVCPRPPEVLFATLNVDKKVYEVGEEVEYTCRPGFMPNSGQRKYTCLPTGKWAFNTLLCLPKRCPPPPPLQNGKMDFEEFQYQSTVTFSCDPGYNLVGSRTSQCMADGKWTGTFPQCQPVTCAPPSLPEFGVLSYRRLNPGNVSHFLDTILFECVPPLALIGNETATCTANGTWSSIPVCKVVTCPTPIGIENGFIEFAVRRTYHYNESVSFGCQPGYVMEGSKHSRCENTGNWSTKPACRAPCKIPAKKAVVLYNGEKKRVQNDLKDGIMHGETVSFFCKNKEKSCAYTVDVECVDGNFTLPACFKERGFFSSLVKKDPSDMKACEDEA, from the exons TCTGTCCCAGGCCACCAGAAGTGCTGTTTGCCACACTTAATGTAGACAAAAAGGTGTATGAAGTGGGTGAGGAAGTGGAGTACACCTGCCGGCCCGGGTTCATGCCCAACAGTGGGCAGAGGAAGTACACCTGCCTCCCGACGGGCAAGTGGGCCTTCAacaccctgctctgcctcc CAAAGAGATGTCCCCCTCCTCCACCCCTGCAGAATGGGAAAATGGATTTTGAAGAGTTCCAGTACCAGAGTACTGTAACTTTTTCATGTGATCCAGG CTACAACCTCGTTGGCTCAAGAACGAGCCAGTGCATGGCAGACGGAAAGTGGACTGGAACTTTTCCACAGTGTCAAC CGGTGACTTGTGCACCTCCCTCGCTTCCGGAATTTGGGGTCCTCTCTTACCGCCGCCTAAATCCTGGAAACGTCTCTCATTtcctggacacaatcctgttTGAATGTGTCCCTCCTCTCGCCCTGATTGGGAATGAGACAGCCACCTGCACGGCCAatggcacctggagcagcatTCCAGTGTGCAAGG TTGTCACCTGCCCCACTCCAATAGGAATAGAAAATGGGTTCATAGAGTTTGCTGTGCGCAGGACGTACCACTACAATGAAAGTGTCAGCTttggctgccagcctggctATGTGATGGAGGGATCCAAGCATTCCCGCTGTGAGAACACTGGAAACTGGTCCACAAAGCCAGCCTGTAGAG CACCATGTAAAATCCCAGCTAAGAAAGCTGTAGTATTGTACAATGGTGAGAAGAAGAGAGTTCAGAATGACCTGAAGGATGGCATTATGCACGGAGAAACTGTATCCTTCTTCTGcaagaacaaggaaaaatcCTGTGCCTACACTGTAGATGTGGAGTGTGTGGATGGCAACTTCACCCTCCCTGCCTGTTTTAAAG AACGTGGCTTTTTTTCAAGTCTGGTGAAGAAAGACCCCTCAGACATGAAAGCATGTGAAGATGAAGCCTGA
- the APOH gene encoding beta-2-glycoprotein 1 isoform X1 — protein MQPLALLGCLVALSHCALASKVNSFPPVCPRPPEVLFATLNVDKKVYEVGEEVEYTCRPGFMPNSGQRKYTCLPTGKWAFNTLLCLPKRCPPPPPLQNGKMDFEEFQYQSTVTFSCDPGYNLVGSRTSQCMADGKWTGTFPQCQPVTCAPPSLPEFGVLSYRRLNPGNVSHFLDTILFECVPPLALIGNETATCTANGTWSSIPVCKVVTCPTPIGIENGFIEFAVRRTYHYNESVSFGCQPGYVMEGSKHSRCENTGNWSTKPACRAPCKIPAKKAVVLYNGEKKRVQNDLKDGIMHGETVSFFCKNKEKSCAYTVDVECVDGNFTLPACFKERGFFSSLVKKDPSDMKACEDEA, from the exons TAAATTCCTTTCCTCCAGTCTGTCCCAGGCCACCAGAAGTGCTGTTTGCCACACTTAATGTAGACAAAAAGGTGTATGAAGTGGGTGAGGAAGTGGAGTACACCTGCCGGCCCGGGTTCATGCCCAACAGTGGGCAGAGGAAGTACACCTGCCTCCCGACGGGCAAGTGGGCCTTCAacaccctgctctgcctcc CAAAGAGATGTCCCCCTCCTCCACCCCTGCAGAATGGGAAAATGGATTTTGAAGAGTTCCAGTACCAGAGTACTGTAACTTTTTCATGTGATCCAGG CTACAACCTCGTTGGCTCAAGAACGAGCCAGTGCATGGCAGACGGAAAGTGGACTGGAACTTTTCCACAGTGTCAAC CGGTGACTTGTGCACCTCCCTCGCTTCCGGAATTTGGGGTCCTCTCTTACCGCCGCCTAAATCCTGGAAACGTCTCTCATTtcctggacacaatcctgttTGAATGTGTCCCTCCTCTCGCCCTGATTGGGAATGAGACAGCCACCTGCACGGCCAatggcacctggagcagcatTCCAGTGTGCAAGG TTGTCACCTGCCCCACTCCAATAGGAATAGAAAATGGGTTCATAGAGTTTGCTGTGCGCAGGACGTACCACTACAATGAAAGTGTCAGCTttggctgccagcctggctATGTGATGGAGGGATCCAAGCATTCCCGCTGTGAGAACACTGGAAACTGGTCCACAAAGCCAGCCTGTAGAG CACCATGTAAAATCCCAGCTAAGAAAGCTGTAGTATTGTACAATGGTGAGAAGAAGAGAGTTCAGAATGACCTGAAGGATGGCATTATGCACGGAGAAACTGTATCCTTCTTCTGcaagaacaaggaaaaatcCTGTGCCTACACTGTAGATGTGGAGTGTGTGGATGGCAACTTCACCCTCCCTGCCTGTTTTAAAG AACGTGGCTTTTTTTCAAGTCTGGTGAAGAAAGACCCCTCAGACATGAAAGCATGTGAAGATGAAGCCTGA